In a genomic window of Flavobacterium crassostreae:
- a CDS encoding DUF7281 domain-containing protein, translating to MKLSLNIAKVLARLINGETISNSTAKSKLIEDLIAENILFRKGKHKKSLELINEKSLRIYLSNQLQINNLNEYIFALENHDSTRAEFVKITTDSKYSKERAFKGFLINSYIVINAKLNNENLTIYPVFGSFTFIYDYETFKIPTDITIVGVENAKNFSCIQEQEYLFKNIKPLFISRYPQNQNKDFIKWMQSIPNNYLHFGDFDMAGIGIYLNEYKCHLLNKASFYIPKNIKMDICKYGNRARFDNQKANFDLKKIQEKKILDLILIINSEKKGLDQEYYIKSKA from the coding sequence ATGAAGTTATCCTTAAATATAGCAAAAGTACTAGCTCGATTAATCAATGGGGAGACCATCTCTAATAGTACAGCTAAAAGTAAGCTTATTGAAGACTTAATTGCTGAAAACATTCTATTCAGGAAAGGAAAACACAAAAAATCTTTAGAACTCATTAATGAAAAAAGCTTACGAATATACTTATCTAATCAATTACAAATTAACAACCTGAACGAGTATATATTTGCGTTAGAAAATCATGATTCTACTCGTGCAGAATTCGTAAAAATTACCACAGATTCCAAATATTCAAAGGAAAGAGCATTTAAAGGTTTTTTGATAAACAGTTATATCGTAATAAACGCCAAATTGAATAATGAAAACCTAACTATTTATCCAGTATTTGGAAGCTTTACTTTTATCTATGATTATGAAACCTTTAAAATTCCAACAGATATAACTATAGTTGGTGTCGAAAATGCTAAAAACTTTAGTTGTATTCAAGAACAAGAGTACCTTTTTAAAAACATTAAACCTTTGTTCATATCCCGTTATCCACAAAACCAAAACAAGGATTTTATAAAATGGATGCAGTCTATACCAAATAATTACCTGCATTTTGGAGACTTTGATATGGCAGGAATTGGAATATATCTTAATGAATACAAATGTCATTTATTAAATAAAGCCTCATTTTATATACCTAAAAATATTAAAATGGATATTTGTAAATACGGTAATAGAGCACGATTTGACAACCAAAAAGCAAACTTTGATCTTAAAAAGATACAAGAGAAAAAAATCTTAGATTTGATATTGATAATAAATTCAGAAAAAAAAGGACTAGATCAAGAATATTATATAAAATCCAAAGCATAA
- a CDS encoding ATP-binding protein: MRYLNKIIFINSASVKYTEIELDGNVHLIGTQGVGKSTLLRAILFFYNTNKTKLGIPREKKGFDDYYFEFQNSYIIYEIIKDTIPYCVLAYKFNGKVAFRFFNSAYKRELFIDENNRAFESWEKIRNAFGREVHYSSLVTSYEEFRKIIYGDNKGLKPDFRKYALIESKQFQNIPRTIQNVFLNTNLEAKFIKDTIIKSLNEDEFIIDIENYSKNHLRDFETQINDIRIWFKENKKGQIIIRDQAHKVIDKYRIRNLLRREKKVLAIELASRIEFIRRKKPILDSDHIRKNEVLIKFWNQREKLNEIHKKREQKLISEIDYIKKELSKAKDKQAEYSNLDIDQIIQKVYRKDALTNELKALEEEKQLLTSKFSELNQKYEALIAQSQNQNQEFANQKTAEINNLNSSFADTKTTILSNYQEIINQINKDNKAEKEKAIHTLNTISDNENKVKNKKSELKHQTFFIQDIENCKDAKKKFEVNIAKSKSTILDSKNQITTTRKEGEFEAKEVQRDFQMVLDQQTEKNQKLSEKIQKIENKINQSKVSLYGWLNDKYPNWENSVGKVIDEENVLFNTELNPKLVDLKTTSLFGIELNLNSLSSRVKTVKEYNQEVSDYKKQIAAIQNKIHQLSSEKDHNLQKLKIKFGKKINIYQDAISENEYIISQNENKLKKNKVELDQWIEKSEQEKDALLRQLENNLEEFASEKLKEQINLDSIKNGIKRKITLKENERNAELENLEKVKNDKVTVLKASILANNTATAKRIQELKEKQTKELDHKGADTKRLSVIDGRLEEIQKGLAFIKENERLVIEYEKDKRELFDSVPKLKANKVSEEKKQEIITDEHKIEMNKMNHKCSKQEDAVKIIKSDIAEFDSDLDKYEAFKISDTFSSIQKYLLAEVKELEYTKTAVSVIAEINSNYYREMDTFKELQQATNTFIGNFGEQNIFSFRVKLNEDDDYLNFASDLKEFIEEDKIVEFEKRVNERFANIIHLIGRETTELNSKEAEIEKIIRKINNDFVTKNFVQAIKEMEMRTKESSNPIVKLLVQIKDFNDENSLVMGETNLFTTSDRNSKNQKAIDLLKKLIEEIEKTKSSTLTLSESFDLQFRIVENDNDSGWVEKLSNVGSEGTDVLVKAMINILLLNVFKDNASRNFKDFKLHCMMDEIGRLHPNNVSGILRFANERNILLINGSPTSQNATDYKYTYKLAKEPSKIDTKKYITKINKLVKVNAKVLN, from the coding sequence ATGAGATACCTGAATAAAATAATATTTATAAATAGTGCTTCGGTAAAATATACTGAGATTGAATTGGATGGTAATGTGCATTTGATTGGCACACAAGGTGTGGGAAAAAGCACATTGCTTCGTGCTATTTTATTTTTTTACAATACAAACAAAACCAAACTCGGTATTCCAAGAGAGAAGAAAGGTTTTGATGATTATTATTTTGAATTTCAAAACTCGTACATTATTTATGAAATCATAAAAGACACTATTCCTTATTGCGTGTTAGCATATAAATTCAATGGCAAAGTCGCTTTTAGATTTTTCAATTCTGCATACAAAAGAGAACTATTCATTGATGAAAATAATAGAGCTTTTGAAAGTTGGGAGAAAATAAGGAATGCATTTGGTAGGGAGGTTCATTACAGCTCTTTGGTAACTAGTTATGAAGAATTTAGAAAGATAATATATGGAGATAATAAAGGGCTAAAGCCCGATTTTAGAAAATACGCACTAATTGAAAGTAAACAATTCCAAAATATCCCAAGAACGATTCAGAATGTGTTTTTAAATACAAATTTGGAAGCTAAATTCATCAAAGACACCATTATAAAATCCTTAAATGAAGATGAATTTATTATTGATATTGAGAATTATTCCAAAAACCACTTACGTGATTTTGAAACTCAAATAAATGATATTAGGATATGGTTTAAAGAGAACAAAAAAGGACAAATAATCATAAGAGATCAAGCGCATAAAGTAATTGATAAATACAGAATACGGAACTTACTTAGACGAGAAAAAAAGGTGCTTGCAATTGAATTGGCATCCAGAATTGAATTTATACGTAGAAAAAAACCAATTTTAGATTCTGACCATATACGCAAAAACGAAGTCTTAATCAAATTTTGGAATCAAAGAGAAAAATTAAATGAAATTCATAAAAAAAGAGAACAAAAATTAATTTCGGAAATAGATTATATTAAAAAAGAACTCTCAAAAGCAAAGGATAAGCAAGCGGAATATAGCAATTTGGATATTGATCAAATTATTCAAAAAGTGTATCGAAAAGACGCTTTAACCAATGAACTCAAAGCCTTAGAAGAAGAAAAGCAACTGCTTACTTCTAAATTTTCAGAACTTAACCAAAAATATGAGGCTTTAATTGCACAATCCCAAAATCAAAATCAAGAATTTGCAAATCAAAAAACTGCTGAAATCAATAATCTCAATAGTAGCTTTGCAGATACTAAAACTACAATCCTTAGCAATTATCAAGAAATAATTAACCAAATTAATAAAGACAATAAGGCTGAAAAAGAAAAGGCAATACATACTTTAAACACAATTTCGGATAATGAAAACAAGGTCAAAAACAAAAAATCGGAATTAAAACACCAAACTTTTTTTATTCAAGATATTGAGAATTGCAAGGATGCTAAGAAAAAGTTTGAAGTGAATATTGCAAAGTCTAAAAGCACGATTTTAGATTCTAAAAATCAAATCACAACCACTCGCAAAGAAGGGGAGTTTGAGGCTAAGGAAGTCCAAAGAGATTTTCAAATGGTATTAGACCAGCAAACAGAAAAAAATCAAAAGCTATCAGAAAAAATCCAAAAAATAGAAAACAAAATTAACCAAAGTAAAGTATCACTCTATGGATGGTTAAACGATAAGTATCCAAATTGGGAAAACAGTGTAGGAAAAGTGATAGATGAAGAAAATGTACTTTTTAACACCGAATTAAATCCAAAATTAGTGGATTTAAAAACGACCTCTCTTTTTGGTATTGAACTCAATTTAAACTCATTAAGCAGTCGTGTTAAAACTGTTAAAGAATATAACCAAGAAGTATCCGATTATAAAAAACAGATTGCAGCAATTCAAAATAAGATCCATCAATTAAGTTCGGAAAAGGACCATAACCTACAAAAGCTAAAAATAAAATTCGGTAAAAAAATCAATATATACCAAGATGCTATCTCAGAAAACGAATATATTATATCGCAAAACGAAAATAAACTTAAGAAAAATAAAGTCGAATTAGACCAATGGATTGAAAAATCCGAACAGGAGAAAGACGCCCTGTTACGGCAATTAGAAAATAATTTAGAAGAATTTGCTTCTGAAAAATTGAAAGAGCAAATTAATCTCGACAGTATTAAAAATGGAATAAAAAGGAAAATAACTTTAAAAGAAAACGAGAGAAATGCCGAATTAGAAAACTTGGAAAAAGTTAAAAATGATAAGGTTACTGTTTTGAAAGCTTCCATTTTAGCAAACAATACAGCAACAGCCAAACGTATTCAAGAATTAAAAGAAAAGCAAACTAAAGAACTGGATCATAAAGGTGCTGATACGAAAAGACTTTCTGTAATTGATGGTAGATTAGAAGAAATTCAAAAAGGCTTAGCGTTTATTAAAGAAAACGAACGCCTTGTAATTGAATATGAAAAAGACAAAAGAGAACTTTTTGATAGTGTACCAAAGTTAAAAGCAAACAAAGTTAGCGAAGAAAAGAAACAGGAAATAATTACAGACGAGCATAAAATTGAAATGAACAAAATGAATCATAAGTGTTCCAAACAAGAGGATGCTGTAAAAATAATAAAATCTGATATTGCTGAATTTGATTCAGACCTAGATAAGTATGAAGCATTCAAAATATCAGATACTTTTTCTAGTATTCAAAAATATTTGTTAGCTGAAGTAAAAGAGTTAGAATACACCAAAACTGCGGTTTCAGTTATTGCAGAAATAAATAGTAATTACTATAGAGAGATGGATACTTTTAAAGAATTGCAGCAAGCCACTAATACTTTTATAGGAAATTTTGGCGAACAAAATATCTTTAGTTTTAGAGTGAAACTTAATGAAGATGACGATTATTTAAACTTTGCGTCCGACCTCAAAGAATTTATTGAAGAAGACAAAATAGTCGAATTTGAAAAAAGAGTTAACGAACGCTTTGCAAATATTATTCACTTAATAGGAAGAGAAACCACCGAACTAAATTCTAAAGAAGCCGAAATTGAAAAAATAATCCGAAAAATAAATAATGATTTTGTTACTAAGAATTTTGTTCAAGCCATTAAGGAAATGGAAATGCGAACAAAGGAGAGTTCTAATCCAATAGTAAAATTGTTAGTCCAAATAAAAGATTTTAATGATGAGAATAGCTTGGTAATGGGCGAAACAAACCTATTTACAACATCAGATAGAAATTCAAAGAATCAAAAAGCAATAGATTTATTAAAAAAATTGATAGAAGAAATTGAGAAAACAAAAAGTTCCACATTAACCTTATCCGAATCTTTTGATTTACAATTTAGAATAGTTGAAAATGATAATGATTCAGGTTGGGTTGAAAAACTTTCAAATGTGGGTAGTGAAGGAACAGATGTTTTGGTAAAGGCAATGATTAACATTCTGCTTTTAAATGTATTTAAAGATAATGCTTCCAGAAACTTCAAAGACTTCAAATTGCATTGTATGATGGATGAAATAGGAAGGCTTCATCCGAATAACGTTAGTGGTATTTTAAGGTTTGCAAACGAAAGAAATATATTATTGATTAATGGTTCGCCAACTAGTCAAAATGCTACGGATTATAAATATACCTATAAGTTAGCAAAAGAACCATCTAAAATAGACACAAAAAAATATATTACAAAAATCAATAAATTGGTAAAAGTAAACGCTAAAGTTCTTAATTAA
- a CDS encoding condensin complex protein MksE gives MITKYTSDIFDVLRKGQFICSNSPNEHIQTLYKILEDSDTFEDLYHYFYQINYILEQGNEYFYFTRNERNVDLDRKLDKAFGWIDMLDFFKTFDSSFDVGYRFSPSDVVNQLKNNADLKSKLDNFKKIGTDKKNYTDRIKKIIEKLEKDNFITLENEMSETYKVLTSFNYLKDVISIINIPEEIENEIPE, from the coding sequence ATGATAACTAAATACACTTCAGATATATTTGATGTGCTTCGTAAAGGACAATTTATCTGTTCAAACAGTCCGAACGAACACATCCAAACACTCTATAAAATTTTAGAAGATAGCGATACTTTTGAGGATTTATACCACTATTTCTATCAAATTAATTATATTTTAGAACAAGGCAACGAATATTTTTATTTTACCCGAAATGAAAGAAATGTAGATTTAGACAGAAAATTGGATAAAGCATTTGGTTGGATCGATATGTTAGATTTTTTCAAAACGTTTGATTCTTCATTTGATGTTGGCTATAGATTTTCCCCTTCGGATGTTGTTAATCAGTTGAAAAACAATGCGGATTTGAAGTCTAAATTGGATAATTTCAAAAAAATAGGTACCGATAAAAAGAATTATACCGATAGAATAAAAAAAATAATTGAAAAGTTAGAAAAAGACAACTTTATAACTTTGGAAAACGAAATGTCCGAAACGTATAAAGTACTAACTTCATTCAATTACCTTAAAGATGTTATTTCAATTATAAATATCCCTGAAGAAATAGAAAATGAGATACCTGAATAA
- a CDS encoding dihydrodipicolinate synthase family protein, whose protein sequence is MPAVFTWLKESESGALEIDLEATKKFASDILKVQGKGGSRMGGLVGSGTLGENSYLSSEQRLSLLKALSEVAKEYNVPLISGAAAETKEELAKIVADLATVGVDTVMVMPPKTTAVPSEEEMYAYYELAEVTARGAGITIMPYNNPDAAGYHALSTDILRRISVLPNVTALKISTIDVSVIETLMLENKDLKVLAGVDTVTVHAGLAGACGGITGVGCIFPKASVTMQEYVVNGEWAKANQISQAMNSISYLDAQPLLMEYLKYAFGIHHNDATGGLRTLGKKLTPEQIEDVRARYILAKERLEVLDLI, encoded by the coding sequence ATGCCGGCTGTTTTTACATGGCTGAAAGAGTCCGAATCCGGTGCTCTTGAAATTGACCTAGAAGCAACAAAAAAATTCGCTTCAGATATTTTAAAAGTTCAAGGAAAAGGAGGAAGTAGAATGGGCGGACTTGTTGGTTCTGGTACTCTAGGTGAGAATAGCTACCTAAGCTCAGAACAACGTCTTTCGTTACTTAAAGCCCTTTCTGAAGTTGCTAAAGAGTACAATGTACCATTGATCAGTGGAGCTGCAGCAGAAACCAAAGAAGAGCTAGCCAAAATCGTTGCAGATCTTGCAACCGTTGGAGTGGATACTGTTATGGTAATGCCACCAAAAACTACAGCGGTTCCTTCTGAAGAAGAAATGTATGCGTACTATGAACTTGCTGAAGTAACAGCAAGAGGTGCAGGCATAACCATCATGCCTTATAACAATCCTGATGCAGCCGGATACCATGCACTTTCAACAGATATTCTTAGAAGAATTTCTGTTCTTCCTAATGTAACTGCTCTTAAAATATCAACTATAGATGTTTCTGTTATTGAAACACTAATGTTAGAGAACAAAGATTTAAAGGTATTAGCAGGAGTTGACACCGTAACGGTACACGCAGGACTTGCTGGAGCATGTGGTGGCATTACAGGTGTAGGTTGTATCTTCCCAAAAGCTAGTGTTACTATGCAAGAGTATGTAGTAAATGGAGAATGGGCTAAAGCAAACCAAATTTCTCAGGCTATGAATTCTATTTCATACCTAGATGCGCAGCCATTACTTATGGAATATCTTAAATATGCCTTTGGAATTCATCATAATGATGCCACAGGTGGACTTCGTACCCTTGGTAAAAAATTAACGCCAGAACAAATTGAGGATGTTCGTGCGAGATATATTTTAGCAAAAGAACGACTTGAAGTTTTAGACTTAATATAG
- a CDS encoding ISAon1 family transposase — translation MDSSPNDCNAIASFYGVSGKNLQHQYKDFLSDFKIWDQKLHAKQWLIFPENIGKRLSIDETSLSNGELYTILTNKAGKGKKGTIVAMIAGTKAETVIAIIERIPLKQRNLVTEITLDMAGNMGLIAKKSFPNATRVIDRFHVQKLATEALQEIRIKYRWQAIDQENQAIEKAKKNKKRFEPEVLTNGDTIKQLLARSRYFLYKNKSKWTANQLQRALLLFELYPDIKEAYNLSQELRNIFENTTDKIIGFARLAKWHEKVNQSGFKSFNTISRSIMNHYQSILNYFDNRSTNASAESFNAKIKAFRSQFRGVRNVEFFLFRLTTIYA, via the coding sequence ATAGATTCCAGCCCAAATGATTGTAATGCTATCGCCTCTTTCTATGGCGTTAGCGGTAAAAATCTACAACATCAATACAAAGATTTTCTAAGTGATTTCAAAATATGGGATCAAAAACTACACGCAAAACAATGGCTTATATTTCCAGAAAACATAGGCAAACGCTTATCAATTGACGAAACCTCCTTGTCCAATGGCGAACTCTATACTATTTTGACCAACAAAGCTGGAAAGGGAAAGAAAGGAACTATAGTGGCTATGATTGCAGGAACCAAAGCTGAAACGGTAATCGCTATCATTGAAAGAATCCCTCTTAAACAACGAAATCTAGTCACCGAGATAACCCTAGATATGGCAGGAAATATGGGGCTCATTGCCAAGAAATCCTTTCCTAATGCAACTCGCGTAATCGACCGGTTCCACGTTCAAAAATTGGCTACAGAAGCTTTACAGGAAATAAGAATTAAATACCGTTGGCAAGCTATAGACCAAGAAAATCAGGCAATAGAAAAAGCGAAGAAAAACAAGAAAAGATTTGAGCCTGAAGTATTGACTAATGGAGATACTATTAAGCAGTTACTTGCTAGAAGTAGGTATTTCTTATACAAGAATAAATCAAAATGGACGGCGAATCAATTACAACGAGCATTATTGTTGTTTGAATTATATCCCGACATAAAAGAAGCTTACAATCTATCTCAAGAATTACGGAACATTTTTGAAAACACAACCGATAAAATCATTGGTTTTGCCAGACTAGCTAAATGGCATGAAAAAGTAAATCAATCTGGATTTAAGTCTTTCAATACAATCTCAAGATCGATAATGAATCATTATCAAAGCATATTAAACTATTTTGATAACAGAAGTACTAATGCATCAGCAGAATCGTTCAATGCAAAAATAAAAGCATTTAGATCTCAATTTAGAGGGGTTCGAAATGTAGAATTCTTTCTTTTTAGGCTAACTACTATTTATGCCTAA
- a CDS encoding ISAon1 family transposase N-terminal region protein: MQDSFVDLLKLLLPEIIVEYFELTSYKKEEEILHLYLKEINSIPKEHRQSKLSSKGFFDEITVQDFPIRGHQVYLHITRRRWLNEDTGKVVFRDWNLVADGTRVTQEFASFLKEIHRFQPK; the protein is encoded by the coding sequence ATGCAAGATTCTTTTGTCGACCTTCTCAAGTTGTTACTTCCTGAAATCATAGTTGAATACTTTGAACTGACTTCCTATAAAAAAGAGGAAGAGATACTTCATCTTTACTTAAAGGAGATTAATTCAATTCCTAAAGAACATCGACAATCTAAATTAAGTTCAAAAGGGTTCTTTGATGAAATAACAGTTCAGGATTTCCCTATCCGTGGGCATCAGGTATATCTTCATATCACTCGAAGAAGATGGCTGAATGAAGATACTGGAAAAGTAGTTTTTAGAGATTGGAATTTAGTAGCAGACGGAACTCGTGTAACCCAGGAGTTTGCGTCTTTTTTAAAAGAGATCCATAGATTCCAGCCCAAATGA
- a CDS encoding ISAon1 family transposase N-terminal region protein, whose amino-acid sequence MQDSFVDLLKLLLPEIIVEYFELTSYKKEEEILHLYLKEINSIPKEHRQSKLSSKGFFDEITVQDFPIRGHQVYLHITRRRWLNEDTGKVVFRDWNLVADGTRVTQEFASFLKEIHRFQA is encoded by the coding sequence ATGCAAGATTCTTTTGTCGACCTTCTCAAGTTGTTACTTCCTGAAATTATAGTTGAATACTTTGAACTGACTTCCTATAAAAAAGAGGAAGAGATACTTCATCTTTACTTAAAGGAGATTAATTCAATTCCTAAAGAACATCGACAATCAAAATTGAGCTCAAAAGGATTCTTTGATGAAATAACAGTTCAGGATTTCCCTATTCGTGGGCATCAGGTATATCTTCATATCACTCGAAGAAGATGGCTGAATGAAGATACTGGAAAAGTAGTTTTTAGAGATTGGAATTTAGTAGCAGACGGAACTCGGGTGACACAGGAGTTTGCGTCTTTTTTAAAAGAGATCCATAGATTCCAAGCCTAA
- a CDS encoding ISAon1 family transposase encodes MASFYGVSGKNLQHQYKDFLSDFKIWDQKLHAKQWLIFPENIGKRLSIDETSLSNGELYTILTNKAGKGKKGTIVAMIAGTKAETVIAIIEKIPLKLRNSVTEITLDMAANMGLIAKKCFPNATRVIDRFHVQKLATEALQEIRIKYRWQAIDQENQAIEKAKKNKKRFEPEVLTNGDTIKQLLARSRYFLYKNKSKWTANQLQRALLLFELYPDIKEAYNLSQELRNIFENTTDKIIGFARLAKWHEKVNQSGFKSFNTISRSIMNHYQSILNYFDNRSTNASAESFNAKIKAFRSQFRGVRNVEFFLFRLTTIYA; translated from the coding sequence ATCGCCTCTTTCTATGGCGTTAGCGGTAAGAATCTACAACATCAATACAAAGATTTCTTAAGTGATTTCAAAATATGGGATCAAAAACTACACGCAAAACAATGGCTTATATTTCCAGAAAACATAGGCAAACGCTTATCAATTGACGAAACCTCCTTGTCCAATGGCGAACTCTATACTATTTTGACCAACAAAGCTGGAAAGGGAAAGAAAGGAACTATAGTCGCTATGATTGCTGGAACCAAAGCAGAAACAGTAATTGCTATTATCGAAAAAATACCGCTTAAACTACGAAATTCTGTTACCGAAATAACTCTTGACATGGCAGCAAACATGGGATTGATTGCTAAAAAATGTTTCCCTAATGCTACTCGCGTCATCGACCGGTTCCATGTTCAAAAATTGGCTACAGAAGCTTTACAGGAAATAAGAATTAAATACCGTTGGCAAGCTATAGACCAAGAAAATCAGGCAATAGAAAAAGCGAAGAAAAACAAGAAAAGGTTTGAGCCTGAAGTATTGACTAATGGAGATACTATTAAGCAGTTACTTGCTAGAAGTAGGTATTTCTTATACAAGAATAAATCAAAATGGACGGCGAATCAATTACAACGAGCATTATTGTTGTTTGAATTATATCCCGACATAAAAGAAGCTTACAATCTATCTCAAGAATTACGGAACATTTTTGAAAACACAACGGATAAAATCATTGGTTTTGCCAGACTAGCTAAATGGCATGAAAAAGTAAATCAATCTGGTTTTAAGTCTTTCAATACAATCTCAAGATCGATAATGAATCATTATCAAAGCATATTAAACTATTTTGATAACAGAAGTACTAATGCATCAGCAGAATCCTTTAACGCCAAAATAAAAGCTTTTAGATCTCAGTTTAGAGGTGTTCGAAATGTAGAATTCTTTCTTTTTAGGCTAACTACTATTTATGCCTAA
- a CDS encoding transposase: protein MPNSCRSTGFGIDPILVAPQVLGLILNQSGFKSFNTISRSIMNHYQSILNYFDNRSTNASAESFNAKIKAFRSQFRGVRNVEFFLFRLTTIYA, encoded by the coding sequence ATGCCTAATTCTTGTCGCTCCACAGGTTTTGGGATTGATCCAATTCTTGTCGCTCCACAGGTTTTGGGATTGATCCTAAATCAATCTGGTTTTAAGTCTTTCAATACAATCTCAAGATCGATAATGAATCATTATCAAAGCATATTAAACTATTTTGATAACAGAAGTACTAATGCATCAGCAGAATCCTTTAACGCCAAAATAAAAGCTTTTAGATCTCAGTTTAGAGGTGTTCGAAATGTAGAATTCTTTCTTTTTAGGCTAACTACTATTTATGCCTAA
- a CDS encoding nucleotidyl transferase AbiEii/AbiGii toxin family protein, whose translation MKAVTPAIILAIIELQTLPTVSKFTLGGGTNLALQFNHRVSDDVDFFFDGIIGKEEFKNIENEVKNYFGTKAKSFDDPCDINDQYCFLRFFLDLEDGVTIKVEILQNMKNLFDVEVNQGIRLLSKKDIGLFKLISTSNRSTKKDIYDLDFITDTVSLIDLYEDLKVKTLKFNKEEDKTIFDLSKNKTPIDNPELLLKFDNNSDYSKFPSHTNHRGKQNLD comes from the coding sequence ATTAAGGCAGTTACTCCAGCAATAATTTTAGCCATCATAGAATTACAAACATTACCAACAGTATCAAAATTTACTTTAGGGGGTGGCACAAATCTGGCATTACAATTCAATCATAGAGTTTCTGATGATGTAGATTTCTTTTTCGATGGAATAATTGGCAAAGAGGAATTTAAAAATATCGAAAATGAAGTTAAAAACTACTTTGGTACAAAAGCAAAAAGCTTTGACGATCCTTGTGATATAAACGACCAATATTGCTTTCTGCGTTTCTTTCTTGATTTAGAAGATGGGGTAACCATAAAAGTGGAAATACTTCAAAATATGAAGAATTTATTCGATGTAGAAGTAAATCAAGGAATAAGATTACTTTCAAAAAAAGACATTGGTCTGTTCAAATTAATCAGTACATCAAACCGTTCTACCAAAAAAGATATTTATGATTTAGACTTCATAACCGATACAGTTTCATTAATCGATTTATATGAAGACTTAAAAGTCAAAACACTTAAATTCAACAAAGAAGAAGATAAAACTATATTTGATTTAAGCAAAAACAAAACACCAATTGACAATCCGGAATTATTATTAAAGTTTGATAATAATTCCGATTATTCAAAGTTTCCATCACATACAAATCATAGAGGGAAGCAAAACTTGGATTGA
- a CDS encoding cupin domain-containing protein: MNEINLNESFGTLSETINGLAKLGYSHDFNIHEECIVCRQTNVTLSPDDFQIDKIYRFEGTSDPDYQSILYAISSEKFAVKGLLVNGYGISSDDVTSTLIEKLQLNTNNKNMENKSNESTSQRPEGDRVLNAQLVEMDLNIFIEQIKNEPTWKTNDRNSVTVFKSETMRIVLMGLHENAELKSHKANGVISIQTLEGKINFVTEMQSVILEKGQMIALEENIIHSVMALKESFFLLTLSMNKK; encoded by the coding sequence ATGAATGAGATTAATTTGAATGAAAGTTTTGGAACATTATCTGAAACTATAAATGGTTTAGCCAAGTTAGGTTACAGTCATGATTTTAATATTCATGAAGAATGTATTGTATGTCGACAAACCAATGTTACTTTATCACCAGATGATTTTCAAATTGACAAAATTTATAGATTCGAAGGCACTTCTGATCCCGATTATCAGTCTATATTATATGCTATTTCTTCAGAAAAATTTGCAGTAAAAGGACTTTTAGTCAATGGTTACGGCATTTCGTCGGACGATGTGACTTCAACCTTAATTGAAAAATTACAACTTAACACTAATAATAAAAATATGGAAAATAAATCAAATGAATCGACCTCTCAACGCCCAGAAGGCGACAGAGTTTTGAATGCTCAATTAGTAGAGATGGATTTGAATATATTTATTGAACAAATAAAAAATGAACCAACATGGAAAACGAACGACCGTAATTCTGTTACTGTTTTCAAATCAGAAACTATGCGAATCGTTTTAATGGGATTGCACGAAAATGCAGAATTAAAATCGCATAAAGCAAATGGAGTTATCAGTATTCAAACCTTAGAAGGGAAAATAAATTTTGTTACTGAAATGCAAAGTGTAATTCTAGAAAAAGGGCAAATGATAGCATTAGAAGAAAACATTATCCATAGTGTAATGGCTCTAAAAGAAAGTTTCTTTTTATTAACACTTTCTATGAATAAAAAATAA